The proteins below come from a single Phycisphaeraceae bacterium genomic window:
- a CDS encoding ComEA family DNA-binding protein gives MTSLNSTHSSTMVLCKYIACFVAGLAVMGSAWALVGSRSPAPAPAYQVPLPPVLASRSPAPIPDAPPQQPPAQQQIATPVEQPVSPQQSAPPIQATTTPAPEIPEQLPPPIGSSPVPLRINVNTATQRELELLPGIGPALSQRIIEERMRGRFRTLSDLDRVRGIGPRTLERLEDLIVFE, from the coding sequence ATGACATCTTTGAACTCGACACACAGTTCGACCATGGTGCTCTGCAAGTACATTGCTTGCTTTGTCGCAGGTCTGGCGGTGATGGGTTCGGCATGGGCGCTTGTCGGAAGTCGCTCGCCAGCGCCCGCACCCGCATACCAGGTGCCGCTGCCGCCTGTGCTTGCCTCACGCTCACCCGCACCCATCCCCGATGCCCCGCCTCAGCAACCTCCGGCTCAGCAACAGATCGCCACCCCTGTCGAGCAACCCGTTTCACCTCAACAATCGGCACCGCCCATTCAGGCCACTACAACTCCAGCGCCCGAGATACCCGAGCAACTGCCGCCCCCCATTGGCAGTTCTCCGGTTCCACTTCGCATCAATGTCAACACAGCCACACAGCGAGAGCTCGAACTCCTGCCAGGAATCGGGCCCGCACTCTCCCAGCGAATCATCGAAGAACGCATGCGCGGCCGATTCCGAACCCTCTCCGATCTTGACCGTGTACGGGGCATCGGCCCCCGCACACTCGAACGCCTCGAAGACCTGATCGTCTTCGAATAA
- a CDS encoding phosphoribosylaminoimidazolesuccinocarboxamide synthase, whose amino-acid sequence MSNSPPTENTSVRGTDLRLSGRAEGKVRDVYHLPPGTIAERASLLLVASDRISAFDVVMPSPIPGKGILLTEIATFWLRMIESAGLCRTHLISTDAGLIPESAFDGASVTRADLHGRSMIGQRCRVVPIECVVRGYLEGSGWKDYRHTGGICGVELPRGLQQCERLPHPIFTPATKAERGTHDENVSFEQACAAVGRELMERLRDVSLAIYAMASAHAEKRGIIIADTKFEFGLPVDEAGRIIDDEPMLIDEALTPDSSRFWPEAHYRPGGPQKSFDKQFLREYLETLVESGRWDKSPPGPRLPEDVVQGTLERYREARDRLVYS is encoded by the coding sequence GTGAGCAACTCTCCCCCCACCGAAAACACCAGTGTTCGCGGAACAGACCTGCGCCTTTCAGGGCGTGCCGAGGGAAAGGTACGCGACGTCTACCACCTTCCGCCAGGAACGATCGCGGAACGGGCTAGTCTGCTGCTGGTGGCATCGGATCGGATCTCGGCCTTTGACGTGGTGATGCCGTCACCGATTCCTGGAAAAGGGATCCTCCTGACGGAAATAGCGACATTCTGGCTTCGGATGATCGAGTCGGCGGGGCTTTGCCGAACTCACCTGATCTCGACGGACGCGGGGCTGATTCCTGAGTCAGCATTCGATGGGGCGAGCGTGACGCGGGCGGACCTGCATGGACGGAGCATGATCGGTCAGCGGTGCCGTGTTGTGCCGATCGAGTGTGTGGTGCGTGGATACCTTGAAGGCTCGGGATGGAAGGACTATCGGCACACGGGTGGGATTTGTGGCGTAGAACTGCCGCGTGGGCTTCAGCAGTGCGAAAGACTCCCGCACCCGATTTTCACGCCTGCGACCAAGGCTGAACGAGGGACACACGATGAGAATGTCTCGTTTGAGCAAGCCTGTGCCGCGGTCGGGCGGGAGTTGATGGAACGATTGCGCGATGTTTCACTGGCGATATATGCGATGGCATCGGCACACGCTGAGAAACGAGGCATCATCATTGCGGATACGAAGTTTGAGTTCGGATTGCCGGTCGATGAGGCCGGGCGCATTATTGATGATGAGCCGATGTTGATCGATGAAGCATTGACGCCCGATAGTTCACGCTTCTGGCCTGAAGCGCATTACCGCCCGGGTGGGCCACAGAAGAGTTTTGACAAGCAGTTCCTGCGTGAGTATCTCGAAACGCTTGTCGAGAGCGGTCGTTGGGACAAGAGCCCACCGGGCCCACGGCTTCCTGAAGATGTCGTGCAAGGAACGCTCGAACGCTATCGCGAAGCGCGAGACAGACTTGTGTACAGTTGA
- a CDS encoding HEAT repeat domain-containing protein, translating into MVRTLPSDAVRDALLAAVEKHPEAVADWVSSHHDDVSLDLARLILAHPDRDISKRAATALVGRLTRMMHIADDPDFAPDFKQYGCQGSLAPTDDSKVIVAIVDACEQFGEHQQREVMLAGLVLAQGPGHGQGVVLARLESMCRNPEHPGQSGIRAILRRGQSPIVRERAWRWLGTEGLRVSALDRLGRATTLREHELVLKCGYLLASPKRCQALSALKVKSRRGVHGEEPNPGEALPTLAQREQLSPVARRYLANFAESVQVSPAARATLADGGLCDPHPWVRWAYLRRAEAREQVNFAFDVDERLARSAALMRSPAGVREWVRWPLRTSDQHRLRTTSALVRSQHPCVRAIARGDARRLNPFVSRSAESRLAARQWLKGNRQEFLGALARRIERSKGHEQIEAILLTRTLKLVLTFEPTLIAMFESNRTDARVAATIVAALGDIDTPAAREVLIAGLAQLDPRVRANAVESLARVTHLQPQVLLQAAIAELKSDEHHRVRANALRCVIEQSAAGNTDSRDSSGIDGLASLLSDDRPLHRLAGLWLAERSLSGCGRDRVGASWDGLCRRVAAMASREDDEVVRNRATRCARRLLGEMRSGSRVQALADHSSTMTGARR; encoded by the coding sequence ATGGTGCGTACCTTGCCAAGTGACGCGGTGCGCGACGCCCTTCTTGCAGCCGTCGAGAAGCACCCGGAAGCGGTTGCTGATTGGGTGTCGAGTCATCACGATGATGTCTCGTTGGATCTTGCGCGACTGATTCTGGCACATCCGGACAGGGATATCTCGAAGCGAGCAGCGACAGCACTTGTTGGCCGCCTGACTCGAATGATGCACATTGCGGACGATCCGGACTTCGCACCAGATTTCAAGCAGTACGGGTGCCAAGGCTCTTTGGCACCGACCGATGACTCGAAGGTGATCGTGGCGATCGTCGACGCCTGCGAACAATTCGGTGAGCACCAGCAACGTGAGGTGATGCTCGCGGGGCTGGTTTTGGCGCAGGGGCCGGGTCATGGACAAGGCGTGGTGCTGGCTCGCCTGGAATCGATGTGCAGGAACCCTGAGCATCCGGGCCAATCGGGTATACGTGCCATTCTGCGTCGCGGGCAGTCGCCGATTGTTCGGGAGCGGGCTTGGCGCTGGCTTGGAACCGAAGGATTGAGGGTTTCTGCGCTCGACCGCCTCGGGAGAGCGACAACGCTGCGTGAGCACGAACTCGTGCTCAAGTGCGGCTACCTGCTGGCCAGCCCGAAGCGTTGTCAGGCACTGTCGGCCCTGAAGGTGAAATCACGTCGTGGTGTACATGGCGAGGAGCCCAATCCTGGCGAAGCACTGCCAACGCTCGCCCAGAGGGAGCAGTTGTCTCCGGTCGCTCGGCGATACCTTGCAAACTTTGCCGAGAGTGTTCAAGTTTCGCCAGCAGCGCGAGCGACTCTCGCTGATGGGGGCTTGTGCGACCCGCATCCCTGGGTGCGATGGGCGTACTTGCGCCGGGCGGAGGCTCGCGAGCAAGTCAACTTCGCGTTTGATGTGGACGAACGACTGGCGCGGTCGGCTGCCCTGATGAGATCGCCTGCTGGGGTGCGGGAATGGGTGCGCTGGCCGTTGCGTACGAGCGACCAGCATCGCTTGCGCACAACGAGCGCTCTAGTGCGATCGCAACATCCGTGCGTGCGGGCGATTGCGCGCGGCGACGCGCGCAGGCTCAACCCGTTCGTTTCCCGCTCTGCCGAGTCACGGCTTGCTGCGAGGCAATGGCTCAAGGGAAATCGACAGGAGTTTCTCGGCGCACTCGCTCGGCGCATCGAGCGCAGCAAGGGGCATGAACAGATCGAAGCGATCCTGCTCACAAGAACACTCAAGCTGGTGCTGACGTTTGAGCCGACACTGATCGCGATGTTTGAGAGCAATCGCACGGATGCTCGGGTTGCGGCGACCATCGTCGCGGCGCTCGGCGATATAGATACACCCGCAGCGCGCGAAGTGCTGATCGCTGGACTGGCCCAGCTCGATCCCCGAGTTCGGGCGAACGCGGTTGAATCATTGGCTCGGGTGACGCACCTTCAGCCCCAGGTGCTTTTGCAAGCCGCGATCGCAGAACTCAAGTCCGACGAGCATCATCGAGTGCGTGCCAACGCGCTTCGATGTGTGATTGAACAATCCGCAGCGGGAAACACAGACTCGCGGGACTCATCGGGTATCGACGGGCTTGCGTCGCTGCTGAGCGACGATCGGCCGTTGCATCGTTTGGCAGGGCTTTGGCTTGCCGAGCGTTCGCTTTCCGGGTGTGGGCGCGACCGAGTGGGAGCGTCGTGGGATGGTTTGTGCCGACGAGTCGCAGCAATGGCATCCCGCGAAGACGACGAGGTTGTACGCAATCGTGCTACACGTTGCGCCCGACGACTACTCGGTGAAATGCGTTCCGGGAGTCGAGTGCAGGCCTTGGCGGATCACTCATCGACCATGACAGGAGCCCGACGGTGA
- a CDS encoding endo-1,4-beta-xylanase: MLSFVVFDGDLPATTLAVRHAHLVGPDNSPVAGDIRFEDGLIRCIKPNIEAAGLSMQIALDSAVLHKLAPTRSGDEMLDEKAFREKIRAERARRAQGAQALGEAAPSPEAEVMSFDRLTALGVLTLQTCLLPERDEPYLLTLELARHRLMLFLYKLEDWQLFDLPRDHQIMQLFEQARLTFTDALVAQRHGLGDNSEGTSATFGYSADANRLALRALWLAIDASERLALLNAATEFGPRMSGQLHRQALEDQPGGSADRTARGVVATVISPNRVGVILPMRPALGCAISPGAFFDTAQDVALKCSEFVTMPMRWAEMEPTEGRYLFQNTDRWIEWAVRKAKLPVVAGPVVDLRPCSVPDWLYIWENDYETLRELVYEHVKNVVTRYRRTIARWTIVSGLHANTNFALTFDQMMDLTRICVMVVRKLHPAARIQVELTHPWGEYYTGSRRSLPPLLYADMLTQSGIMVDSFGLRVQMGQPEQGQSVRDLMEFSAMLDRCAMLEKPISLTAVGAPSATPESVGHPELADRNPGSWRKPWTEQVQADWATSVLAIALSKPFIQSVCWHELYDLPQPAEMPRGGLISVSGHPKVIVERIVELRDALENERPPRGLEDYSVLGGKPVAH, encoded by the coding sequence ATGCTGAGTTTCGTAGTTTTCGATGGCGACCTTCCCGCGACCACGCTCGCAGTGCGCCACGCCCATCTTGTCGGCCCCGACAATTCTCCGGTTGCGGGGGATATTCGCTTTGAGGATGGTTTGATCCGTTGCATCAAGCCCAATATCGAGGCTGCCGGCCTGTCCATGCAAATCGCCCTCGATTCGGCGGTCCTGCACAAACTCGCGCCCACCCGCAGCGGCGACGAAATGCTCGACGAAAAGGCGTTTCGGGAAAAAATCCGTGCCGAGCGTGCCCGTCGAGCTCAGGGTGCTCAAGCCCTTGGCGAAGCCGCGCCATCTCCCGAAGCCGAAGTCATGTCTTTCGACCGTCTGACCGCTCTGGGGGTTCTCACGCTCCAGACCTGCTTGCTTCCCGAACGCGACGAGCCATATCTCCTCACGCTCGAACTCGCACGCCATCGCCTCATGTTGTTTCTCTACAAACTCGAGGACTGGCAACTCTTCGACCTCCCGCGCGATCACCAGATCATGCAGCTCTTTGAACAGGCAAGGCTCACATTCACCGATGCCCTCGTCGCCCAGAGGCACGGTCTTGGCGACAACAGCGAAGGAACCTCCGCCACATTCGGCTACTCGGCCGACGCCAATCGCCTTGCGCTGCGCGCTCTTTGGCTCGCCATCGATGCCAGCGAACGACTCGCTCTACTCAACGCCGCGACGGAGTTCGGGCCTCGCATGTCCGGGCAACTGCACCGTCAGGCACTCGAAGATCAACCCGGCGGTTCGGCCGACCGCACCGCACGAGGTGTCGTCGCAACCGTAATTTCCCCCAACCGCGTCGGCGTCATCCTGCCCATGCGCCCCGCACTCGGCTGCGCAATCTCCCCCGGAGCCTTCTTCGACACCGCCCAGGATGTCGCCCTCAAGTGTTCCGAGTTCGTCACCATGCCCATGCGATGGGCTGAGATGGAACCAACCGAAGGCCGGTACCTTTTTCAGAACACAGACCGCTGGATCGAATGGGCCGTGCGCAAGGCAAAACTCCCTGTTGTCGCCGGACCAGTCGTCGATCTTCGACCCTGTTCGGTTCCCGATTGGCTCTATATCTGGGAGAATGACTACGAGACACTGCGCGAACTCGTGTACGAGCACGTCAAGAATGTCGTGACGCGATATCGCCGCACCATCGCACGCTGGACCATTGTTTCGGGCTTGCACGCAAACACGAACTTCGCGTTGACGTTCGACCAGATGATGGACCTGACCCGCATCTGCGTGATGGTGGTGCGCAAACTGCACCCGGCCGCACGAATCCAGGTCGAACTCACGCATCCGTGGGGCGAGTACTACACAGGTTCACGCCGCTCGCTTCCGCCTCTGCTCTACGCCGACATGCTCACGCAATCGGGCATCATGGTCGATTCATTCGGCCTGCGCGTGCAGATGGGGCAGCCCGAACAGGGCCAATCCGTGCGCGATCTTATGGAGTTCTCTGCCATGCTTGATCGATGCGCGATGCTCGAAAAACCGATCAGCCTGACCGCAGTTGGTGCCCCTAGCGCAACGCCAGAATCCGTCGGCCACCCCGAACTGGCTGACCGAAATCCCGGCTCGTGGCGCAAGCCCTGGACCGAGCAGGTCCAGGCCGACTGGGCCACCTCAGTTTTGGCCATCGCCCTTTCCAAACCATTCATTCAGAGCGTCTGCTGGCACGAGCTGTATGACCTTCCCCAGCCCGCCGAGATGCCCCGAGGCGGCCTGATCTCGGTCAGCGGCCACCCCAAAGTCATCGTCGAACGCATCGTTGAACTCCGCGATGCCCTCGAGAACGAACGCCCCCCGCGCGGACTCGAAGATTATTCAGTCCTCGGCGGTAAACCCGTTGCTCACTGA
- a CDS encoding ABC transporter ATP-binding protein, with protein sequence MVEVAGEAKKSKPVVECMRLSKVFKDFWLRDRARAVDGVTFNVMPREIFGLLGPNGSGKSTTIKLLLGLLKPTSGRAVVFGNLPTDVRTKRRIGYLPEESYLYQFLNARETLDYYGKLFNLDRSVRHRRIDELLDMVGLTHAQFRPVREYSKGMQRRIGLAQALINDPDLLILDEPTTGLDPIGTRQVKDLILELGRRGKTIILSSHLLADVEDVVNRMVILYGGRIRDEGTCDKLLTRKNLTTIETDELDDQTISEIDAIIRRRSSGDKSIRRVTKPRQKLEELFLGIVERAQAEKASTSGAMHGGETAAFLRADSTPEGDELIASLTRDEPSPSSVDEAFEQSRSRDVSEQATDESDSLISDLMSEPEPEVSSPVEQHEARTAPQPQVDRSLIDSLVDSDDADEEPSR encoded by the coding sequence ATGGTTGAAGTAGCCGGCGAAGCCAAAAAGTCCAAGCCTGTTGTCGAGTGCATGAGGCTCTCCAAGGTCTTCAAGGACTTCTGGCTGCGCGATCGCGCTCGCGCAGTCGATGGCGTCACGTTCAACGTCATGCCCCGCGAAATCTTTGGGCTTCTCGGTCCAAACGGTTCTGGGAAGAGCACGACGATCAAGTTGCTTCTGGGTTTGCTCAAGCCGACTTCGGGCCGTGCCGTTGTGTTCGGGAACCTCCCGACCGATGTCCGCACCAAGCGTCGTATCGGATATCTGCCAGAAGAGTCATATCTGTACCAGTTTCTCAATGCGCGCGAGACCCTCGATTACTATGGCAAACTTTTCAATCTTGATCGCTCAGTACGCCACCGCCGCATCGATGAACTGCTCGACATGGTGGGCCTCACGCATGCTCAGTTTCGCCCCGTGCGAGAGTACTCCAAAGGCATGCAGCGCCGCATAGGCCTTGCACAGGCACTCATCAACGATCCCGATCTGCTCATTCTCGACGAACCCACCACCGGCCTGGATCCGATCGGCACCCGGCAAGTCAAGGATCTCATCCTGGAGCTTGGTCGTCGAGGCAAGACGATCATTCTTTCGAGCCACCTTCTGGCAGATGTTGAGGATGTTGTCAACCGCATGGTCATTCTCTATGGCGGGCGTATCCGCGATGAGGGCACGTGTGACAAACTCCTGACGCGCAAAAACCTCACGACCATCGAGACCGACGAGCTCGACGATCAGACTATCTCCGAAATCGACGCGATCATCCGTCGGCGGTCTTCCGGCGACAAGTCCATTCGCCGCGTCACCAAGCCACGTCAAAAACTCGAAGAACTCTTCCTTGGCATCGTAGAGCGTGCTCAGGCTGAGAAGGCATCGACTTCGGGAGCGATGCACGGCGGGGAAACTGCTGCATTTCTCCGCGCTGATTCGACGCCCGAAGGCGATGAACTCATCGCAAGCCTTACCCGCGACGAGCCCAGCCCGTCGAGTGTTGATGAGGCGTTCGAGCAGAGCAGAAGTCGGGACGTCAGCGAACAAGCAACCGATGAATCAGACTCGCTTATCAGCGACCTGATGTCAGAGCCGGAGCCCGAAGTGTCATCACCCGTTGAGCAACATGAAGCGCGAACCGCTCCGCAGCCGCAGGTTGATCGAAGTTTGATCGACTCGCTGGTTGATTCCGACGACGCAGACGAGGAGCCTAGCCGGTGA
- a CDS encoding ABC transporter permease subunit, producing the protein MTASLTIARNTLTESLRQPVVFLLVITSGVLQLFSVWWSAYSMGYRNEPGDVTSDDKLLFDIGLSTIFVCGMLLAAFIATAVLSREIENKTVLTMVSKPLSRTSIVIGKFLGVAAAVLIAVVIMLVFLMLALRHGVMSTAADEIDMPVLVFGFGAVMLSLLIGAGANFLYGWSFPQTTVVSMLPLSLIAYFGVLAISEKWQVQPLTTDFKSQVAISCAALTMAILVMTAIAIAASTRLGQVMTIVVCAGAFMLGLLSNHLFGRHAFKNAPIASVAFAYPILPDQTALTRIGDSYTVVLVTPPNVELRPGMQFLYGPTPNGLGLAGPYTAELQGTDLHSNPVFPANTPSGLVVSAIDDLTLTIRHIGSRPSSVRRPPQSGDFVFLEPTRVNPVAAVCWAVLPNMHFFWLVDAVSQAKNIPISHLFLIIGYGLTQILTYLALAVALFQTRDVG; encoded by the coding sequence ATGACTGCCTCGCTGACCATCGCCCGCAACACTTTGACCGAAAGCCTGCGCCAGCCGGTCGTCTTTCTCCTCGTCATCACATCGGGCGTCCTTCAGTTGTTCAGCGTCTGGTGGTCGGCGTATTCAATGGGGTACCGGAACGAGCCGGGCGATGTCACAAGCGATGACAAGCTCCTCTTCGACATCGGGCTGAGCACCATCTTCGTCTGTGGCATGCTCCTGGCTGCCTTCATCGCCACGGCCGTTCTCTCCCGCGAGATCGAGAACAAGACCGTCCTCACAATGGTGTCCAAACCCCTCTCTCGCACCAGCATTGTCATCGGCAAGTTCCTCGGAGTCGCCGCGGCGGTATTGATCGCCGTCGTGATCATGCTCGTGTTTCTCATGCTCGCGCTGCGGCATGGCGTGATGAGCACCGCTGCCGACGAAATCGACATGCCAGTGCTCGTCTTCGGGTTTGGCGCCGTGATGCTGTCGCTGCTCATCGGGGCAGGCGCAAACTTTCTTTATGGCTGGTCATTTCCACAAACCACTGTGGTCTCGATGCTTCCCCTAAGTCTGATCGCGTATTTCGGTGTCCTGGCGATCAGTGAAAAATGGCAGGTTCAGCCCCTCACCACCGATTTCAAGTCTCAGGTCGCCATTTCATGCGCCGCGCTCACAATGGCCATTCTTGTCATGACAGCGATAGCCATTGCTGCGTCCACACGCCTCGGCCAGGTCATGACCATCGTTGTTTGTGCCGGCGCATTCATGCTCGGGCTGCTGAGCAACCACCTCTTCGGCCGACACGCATTCAAGAATGCACCAATTGCTTCAGTCGCCTTTGCCTACCCGATCCTTCCCGACCAAACTGCGCTCACACGCATCGGCGATTCATACACCGTAGTGCTCGTGACACCACCAAACGTCGAACTCAGGCCCGGCATGCAGTTTCTCTACGGCCCCACCCCGAACGGGCTGGGGCTGGCGGGGCCGTATACCGCAGAGTTGCAAGGGACCGATCTCCACAGTAATCCAGTCTTCCCGGCGAACACACCCTCGGGGCTCGTCGTTTCCGCCATCGATGATCTGACTCTCACAATTCGTCACATCGGTTCGCGCCCGAGTTCCGTTCGCAGGCCACCACAGTCCGGCGACTTTGTTTTTCTCGAACCCACACGTGTCAATCCCGTAGCCGCCGTCTGCTGGGCGGTACTGCCCAACATGCACTTCTTCTGGCTTGTCGACGCAGTATCACAGGCCAAGAACATCCCAATTTCTCATCTGTTTTTGATCATCGGGTACGGCCTTACACAGATACTCACATATCTGGCACTCGCTGTGGCACTGTTCCAGACACGCGACGTCGGATGA